The following proteins are encoded in a genomic region of Porphyrobacter sp. CACIAM 03H1:
- the apaG gene encoding Co2+/Mg2+ efflux protein ApaG, whose translation MKEFFQHAATTDGVTVRVAVNYLPEQSHPEAGKWFWVYHIRIENGSHEALRLRTRHWRITDGRGMVNHVDGEGVVGEQPLLTPGQSHDYVSGCPLTTPFGSMEGFYTFERADGSPAEVRIPFFPLAAPETAEGRSPR comes from the coding sequence ATGAAAGAATTCTTCCAGCATGCCGCCACCACCGACGGGGTCACCGTCAGGGTCGCCGTCAACTACCTGCCGGAGCAGTCGCATCCGGAGGCGGGCAAGTGGTTCTGGGTCTATCACATCCGCATCGAGAACGGCTCGCATGAGGCGCTGCGCCTGCGCACCCGGCACTGGCGGATCACCGACGGGCGCGGCATGGTGAACCATGTCGACGGGGAGGGCGTGGTCGGCGAACAGCCGCTGCTCACCCCGGGGCAGAGCCACGACTATGTCTCGGGCTGCCCGCTGACGACGCCGTTCGGATCGATGGAGGGCTTCTACACCTTCGAGCGGGCCGACGGCTCGCCCGCAGAGGTGCGCATCCCCTTCTTCCCGCTCGCCGCGCCCGAGACGGCCGAGGGGCGCTCGCCCCGCTGA
- a CDS encoding helix-turn-helix domain-containing protein, translating to MTGDTKNIRKRLELLENAIASLTAGEGSPDNVDDQRCGFRDIGQPLAEQDQASQAGIGRVAPVVPSPQYGEGDILHVLEAVIASRRQRLKFFEPDLFFDPSWTMLLDLFRAALRRQRISVSSVCYGSGVPETTALRYIKVMEERGYLTRDPDPTDKRRVFLCLTPLASERLTGYFMQVASDLAFTGQRAGRMASGRAMRQ from the coding sequence ATGACCGGCGACACCAAGAACATACGGAAGCGGCTCGAATTGCTCGAGAATGCCATCGCGTCTCTGACGGCTGGCGAGGGCTCGCCTGACAACGTCGACGACCAGCGCTGCGGGTTTCGCGACATCGGTCAGCCGCTGGCTGAGCAGGATCAAGCCAGCCAAGCGGGTATCGGCCGGGTTGCACCGGTCGTGCCTTCGCCGCAGTACGGTGAGGGCGATATTCTCCATGTGCTCGAAGCGGTGATCGCGTCGCGTCGGCAGCGCTTGAAATTCTTCGAGCCCGATCTCTTCTTCGATCCGTCGTGGACGATGCTGCTCGATCTGTTCAGGGCGGCGCTGCGCCGGCAGCGGATTTCCGTGTCTTCGGTGTGTTACGGCAGCGGCGTTCCGGAGACGACTGCGCTGCGCTACATCAAGGTGATGGAGGAGCGTGGCTATCTCACACGCGATCCGGATCCGACCGACAAGCGGCGGGTTTTCCTGTGCCTGACCCCGCTGGCGTCCGAACGGTTGACGGGGTATTTCATGCAGGTCGCTTCCGACCTCGCCTTTACCGGCCAGCGAGCAGGTCGGATGGCATCGGGCAGGGCGATGCGCCAGTAG
- the rpsG gene encoding 30S ribosomal protein S7: MSRRRRPEKRVILPDPQYGDQILSKFMNNLMLDGKKAVAEKIVYGALATVEAKAKADPIQLFHDALNNVKPQVEVRSRRVGGATYQVPVEVRPERAQALAIRWLITAARGRPETTMAARLSGELLDAANNRGNAVKKREDTHRMADANRAFSHYRW, encoded by the coding sequence ATGTCACGTCGTCGTCGTCCCGAAAAGCGGGTCATCCTGCCCGATCCCCAGTACGGGGATCAGATCCTGTCGAAGTTCATGAACAACCTCATGCTCGACGGTAAGAAGGCCGTTGCCGAGAAGATCGTCTATGGCGCGCTCGCCACGGTCGAAGCCAAGGCGAAGGCCGATCCCATCCAGCTGTTCCACGATGCGCTGAACAACGTGAAGCCGCAGGTCGAGGTGCGCAGCCGCCGTGTCGGTGGTGCGACCTACCAGGTGCCGGTCGAGGTTCGTCCCGAGCGTGCCCAGGCTCTCGCGATCCGCTGGCTGATCACGGCTGCGCGCGGGCGTCCGGAAACCACGATGGCCGCGCGGCTGTCGGGCGAGCTGCTCGATGCGGCCAACAACCGCGGCAACGCCGTGAAGAAGCGCGAGGACACGCACCGCATGGCGGACGCGAACCGCGCCTTCTCGCACTACCGCTGGTAA
- a CDS encoding LysR family transcriptional regulator, which translates to MKRTHLPLNALRVFDAAARHLSFTRAADELAVTPAAVGQQIRALEDVLGVVLFRRTSKGLELTPEGEAGLDPLREGFLRFEESVAAMQAGQASDRYTIAVPREFYAEWLAPRLAVFQAGTPGVQYILAPDEHADFTEANLDLAIRLVDGPGELQGVQLAPAMRVQVAAPEHRDAWIDWPGVALPEGLNPCIRAGSPGQALASALAGMGRTILPLALAEGAIARGQLTALEPPEPATRAYWLLAPPPQWRSKKVRALVAFLGA; encoded by the coding sequence GTGAAGCGCACGCACCTCCCTCTCAACGCCCTGCGCGTGTTCGACGCCGCCGCGCGGCACCTCTCCTTCACCCGGGCCGCGGACGAGCTCGCCGTTACCCCCGCCGCCGTAGGCCAGCAGATCCGCGCGCTCGAGGACGTGCTCGGCGTCGTCCTGTTCCGCCGTACTTCGAAGGGCCTCGAACTCACGCCGGAAGGCGAGGCCGGACTCGATCCCCTGCGCGAGGGCTTCCTCAGGTTCGAGGAGAGCGTCGCCGCGATGCAGGCCGGACAGGCCTCCGACCGCTACACCATCGCCGTCCCGCGCGAGTTCTATGCCGAGTGGCTCGCCCCCCGCCTCGCCGTGTTCCAGGCCGGGACCCCCGGCGTGCAATACATCCTCGCCCCCGACGAGCACGCCGATTTCACCGAGGCGAACCTCGATCTCGCGATCCGGCTTGTCGACGGGCCGGGCGAGCTGCAGGGCGTCCAGCTGGCCCCGGCGATGCGCGTGCAGGTTGCTGCGCCCGAGCACCGCGATGCGTGGATCGACTGGCCGGGCGTGGCATTGCCGGAGGGGCTCAACCCCTGCATCCGCGCCGGCTCTCCCGGCCAGGCGCTCGCCTCGGCGCTGGCGGGGATGGGGCGCACCATTCTCCCGCTGGCGCTGGCCGAAGGCGCGATCGCGCGCGGGCAACTCACCGCGCTCGAGCCCCCCGAGCCGGCCACCCGCGCCTATTGGCTGCTCGCCCCCCCGCCGCAGTGGCGAAGCAAGAAGGTGCGCGCGCTGGTGGCATTCCTCGGCGCCTAG
- the fusA gene encoding elongation factor G, with protein MAREYPLERYRNIGIMAHIDAGKTTTTERILYYTGKSYKIGEVHDGAATMDWMEQEQERGITITSAATTTFWTAEDSSMDPMSDPEALRANQPKHRINIIDTPGHVDFTIEVERSLRVLDGAVAVFDGVAGVEPQSETVWRQADKYGVPRMCFINKLDRTGADFYYCVQSIIDRLGAKPLVLYLPIGAESQLQGVVDLVNNRGIVWKDESLGAKYEFIEIPADLADKATEYRERLIELVVEQDDEIMEAYLEGNEPDVPTIKKLIRQGTIARAFVPVTCGSAFKNKGVQPLLDAVVDYMPSPLDIPPIKGVLPDSEQEDERPSSDDAPFAALAFKIMNDPFVGSLTFTRIYSGKLTKGQVLNSVKDKKEKIGRMLLMHSNNREDIDEAFAGDIVALAGMKDTTTGDTLCDSSKPIILERMEFPEPVIELSVEPKTKADQEKMGIALNRLAQEDPSFRVSTDHESGQTIIKGMGELHLDIIVDRMRREFKVEANVGAPQVAYREYLAREVEVDYTHKKQSGGSGQFGRVKVTVTPGERGQGVIFEDQIKGGNIPREYIPAIEKGFREQAESGHLVGFPIIDFSIRLTDGAYHDVDSSAIAFEIAARGAMREVAQKAGIKLLEPIMKVEVVTPDDYLGDVIGDLNSRRGQIQGTDTRGNAQAVEAFVPLANMFGYVNELRSFTQGRAQYTMQFSHYDEVPANVAAEVKEKLA; from the coding sequence ATGGCCCGCGAGTATCCGCTGGAGCGCTATCGCAATATCGGCATCATGGCGCACATCGATGCCGGCAAGACCACCACGACCGAGCGCATTCTCTACTACACCGGCAAGTCCTACAAGATCGGCGAAGTGCACGATGGTGCCGCGACGATGGACTGGATGGAGCAGGAGCAGGAGCGCGGGATCACGATCACCTCGGCCGCGACCACGACCTTCTGGACCGCCGAGGACAGCTCCATGGATCCGATGAGCGATCCCGAGGCGCTGCGCGCGAACCAGCCGAAGCACCGCATCAACATCATCGACACCCCCGGCCACGTCGACTTCACCATCGAAGTCGAACGTTCGCTGCGCGTGCTCGACGGTGCCGTGGCCGTGTTCGACGGCGTGGCCGGCGTGGAGCCGCAGTCGGAAACCGTGTGGCGCCAGGCCGACAAGTACGGCGTGCCGCGGATGTGCTTCATCAACAAGCTCGACCGCACCGGCGCCGACTTCTACTATTGCGTCCAGTCGATCATCGACCGCCTCGGCGCCAAGCCGCTCGTGCTCTATCTCCCGATCGGGGCCGAGAGCCAGCTGCAGGGCGTGGTCGACCTCGTCAACAACCGCGGCATCGTCTGGAAGGACGAAAGCCTCGGCGCGAAGTACGAGTTCATCGAGATCCCCGCTGACCTCGCCGACAAGGCTACCGAGTACCGCGAGCGTCTGATCGAGCTCGTCGTCGAGCAGGACGACGAGATCATGGAAGCCTACCTCGAAGGCAACGAGCCGGACGTCCCGACGATCAAGAAGCTGATCCGTCAGGGCACCATCGCGCGCGCCTTCGTGCCGGTGACCTGCGGCTCGGCGTTCAAGAACAAGGGCGTCCAGCCCCTTCTCGACGCGGTGGTCGACTATATGCCGTCGCCGCTCGACATTCCGCCGATCAAGGGCGTGCTGCCCGACAGCGAGCAGGAAGACGAGCGTCCCTCGAGCGACGATGCGCCGTTTGCTGCGCTCGCGTTCAAGATCATGAACGATCCCTTCGTCGGCTCGCTGACCTTCACCCGCATCTATTCGGGCAAGCTCACCAAGGGCCAGGTCCTGAACTCGGTGAAGGACAAGAAGGAAAAGATCGGCCGCATGCTGCTGATGCACTCGAACAACCGCGAGGACATCGATGAGGCGTTCGCGGGCGACATCGTGGCGCTGGCCGGCATGAAGGACACGACCACCGGGGACACCCTGTGCGACTCGTCCAAGCCGATCATCCTCGAGCGCATGGAATTCCCCGAGCCGGTCATCGAGCTTTCGGTGGAACCCAAGACCAAGGCTGACCAGGAAAAGATGGGCATCGCCCTCAACCGCCTGGCGCAGGAAGACCCCTCGTTCCGCGTGTCGACCGACCACGAAAGCGGTCAGACGATCATCAAGGGCATGGGCGAACTCCACCTCGACATCATCGTCGACCGCATGCGTCGCGAGTTCAAGGTCGAAGCCAATGTCGGCGCGCCGCAGGTGGCCTACCGCGAATACCTCGCCCGCGAGGTCGAAGTCGATTACACCCACAAGAAGCAGTCGGGCGGCTCGGGCCAGTTCGGCCGCGTGAAGGTCACGGTCACCCCGGGTGAGCGCGGCCAGGGCGTGATCTTCGAGGACCAGATCAAGGGCGGGAACATTCCGCGCGAATACATCCCGGCGATCGAAAAGGGCTTCCGCGAGCAGGCCGAAAGCGGCCACCTCGTGGGCTTCCCGATCATCGACTTCTCGATCAGGCTGACCGATGGTGCCTACCACGACGTCGACTCGAGCGCGATCGCGTTCGAAATCGCCGCCCGCGGTGCCATGCGCGAAGTCGCCCAGAAGGCCGGCATCAAGCTGCTCGAGCCGATCATGAAGGTTGAAGTGGTGACCCCCGATGATTACCTCGGTGATGTCATCGGCGACCTGAACTCGCGGCGCGGCCAGATCCAGGGCACCGACACCCGGGGCAATGCCCAGGCGGTCGAGGCCTTCGTGCCGCTCGCCAACATGTTCGGCTACGTTAACGAGCTGCGTTCGTTCACCCAGGGGCGTGCGCAGTACACCATGCAGTTCTCGCACTATGACGAGGTTCCGGCCAACGTCGCAGCCGAGGTCAAGGAGAAACTTGCCTAA
- a CDS encoding M15 family metallopeptidase — protein MAMRMETTGQLSRRGALRAAGTGLVAGWLGACTPRVLTGPSAPALAPPVDPQATATPDLVDLARFDSRLRFDIRYATPANFMGRVLYPIPSAVAQRPVAEALSRVQTRAEAAGYGLLVFDAYRPWRITRAMWDQTPPDKREFVADPRTGSRHNRGCSIDLSLHRGGVEVTMPSPYDDFTPAAYRSNTAAPPEALRLSRMLEDWMVAEGFVPLPNEWWHYDWKDWRRYPVMDVPLEAVTAG, from the coding sequence ATGGCGATGAGGATGGAGACGACCGGGCAGCTCTCGCGGCGCGGGGCACTGCGGGCGGCCGGCACGGGCCTGGTCGCCGGCTGGCTCGGGGCCTGCACCCCGCGGGTGCTGACCGGCCCTTCCGCCCCTGCCCTCGCCCCGCCGGTTGACCCGCAGGCGACGGCCACGCCCGATCTTGTCGACCTTGCGCGCTTCGATTCGCGCCTCAGGTTCGACATCCGCTATGCGACGCCGGCCAACTTCATGGGCCGGGTGCTCTACCCGATTCCCAGCGCGGTGGCGCAGCGACCCGTCGCCGAGGCGCTCTCCCGCGTCCAGACCCGGGCCGAGGCGGCGGGCTACGGCCTCCTCGTCTTCGACGCCTACCGTCCCTGGCGCATCACGAGAGCGATGTGGGACCAGACCCCGCCCGACAAGCGCGAGTTCGTCGCCGACCCGAGAACCGGATCGCGCCACAACCGCGGCTGCTCGATCGACCTGTCCCTCCACCGCGGGGGTGTGGAGGTCACCATGCCCAGCCCCTACGACGACTTCACCCCCGCCGCCTACCGCTCCAACACCGCCGCCCCGCCGGAGGCCCTGCGCCTCAGCCGGATGCTGGAGGACTGGATGGTCGCCGAGGGCTTCGTGCCCCTGCCCAACGAATGGTGGCACTACGACTGGAAGGATTGGCGGCGCTATCCGGTGATGGATGTGCCGCTGGAGGCGGTGACGGCGGGGTGA
- the tuf gene encoding elongation factor Tu yields the protein MAKEKFQRNKPHCNIGTIGHVDHGKTTLTAAITKVMAETYGGSAVDFANIDKAPEERERGITISTAHVEYESAARHYAHVDCPGHADYVKNMITGAAQMDGAILVVNAADGPMPQTREHILLARQVGVPALVVYMNKVDQVDDEEILELVELEVRELLSSYDFDGDNIPIVKGSALAALEGRDDNIGKDSVIALIEAVDQYIPQPDRPIDKSFLMPIEDVFSISGRGTVVTGRIETGVVNVGDEVEIVGIKDTRKTTVTGVEMFRKLLDRGEAGDNVGALIRGVAREEVERGQVLAKPGTVTPHTEFSAEVYVLSKDEGGRHTPFFANYRPQFYFRTTDVTGEVILPEGTEMVMPGDNVTIGVKLIAPIAMDEGLRFAIREGGRTVGSGVVAKITK from the coding sequence ATGGCCAAGGAAAAATTCCAGCGGAACAAGCCGCACTGCAACATCGGCACCATCGGTCACGTCGACCATGGCAAGACCACGCTGACCGCGGCGATCACCAAGGTGATGGCTGAAACCTACGGCGGCAGCGCCGTCGACTTCGCCAACATCGACAAGGCTCCGGAAGAGCGCGAGCGCGGCATCACCATCTCGACCGCGCACGTCGAGTACGAATCGGCTGCCCGTCACTACGCGCACGTCGACTGCCCGGGTCACGCCGACTACGTGAAGAACATGATCACCGGTGCCGCCCAGATGGACGGCGCGATCCTGGTCGTGAACGCCGCCGACGGCCCGATGCCCCAGACCCGTGAGCACATCCTGCTCGCCCGTCAGGTCGGCGTGCCGGCGCTGGTCGTGTACATGAACAAGGTCGACCAGGTCGACGACGAGGAAATCCTCGAGCTCGTCGAACTCGAAGTGCGCGAGCTGCTCTCGTCGTACGACTTCGACGGCGACAACATTCCGATCGTCAAGGGTTCGGCTCTGGCCGCTCTCGAAGGCCGTGACGACAACATCGGCAAGGACTCGGTCATCGCGCTCATCGAAGCCGTCGACCAGTACATCCCGCAGCCCGATCGTCCGATCGACAAGAGCTTCCTCATGCCGATCGAAGACGTGTTCTCGATCTCGGGCCGCGGCACCGTGGTGACCGGCCGTATCGAAACCGGCGTCGTGAACGTGGGTGACGAAGTCGAGATCGTCGGCATCAAGGACACCCGCAAGACCACCGTCACCGGCGTGGAAATGTTCCGCAAGCTGCTCGATCGCGGTGAAGCCGGCGACAACGTCGGTGCCCTGATCCGCGGCGTCGCCCGTGAAGAAGTCGAGCGCGGCCAGGTTCTCGCCAAGCCGGGCACCGTGACCCCGCACACCGAGTTCTCGGCCGAGGTCTACGTGCTGTCGAAGGACGAAGGTGGCCGTCACACGCCGTTCTTCGCCAACTACCGTCCGCAGTTCTACTTCCGCACCACCGACGTGACCGGCGAAGTGATCCTTCCCGAAGGCACCGAAATGGTGATGCCGGGCGACAACGTGACCATCGGCGTCAAGCTGATCGCTCCGATCGCCATGGACGAAGGTCTGCGCTTCGCGATCCGCGAAGGTGGCCGCACCGTGGGTTCGGGCGTCGTCGCCAAGATCACCAAGTAA
- the rplD gene encoding 50S ribosomal protein L4, with protein MKIKVQNIEGKASGDIELSDDVFGIEPRADILHRVVTWQLENRRGTARPTRERSDVARTGKKFGRQKGGGTARHGDRAAPIFIGGGKAHGARKRDFEQSLNKKIRALGLKMALSTKAKSGLVVVDSLELKDAKTKALKGHLTKAGLTGKVLVIDGEQVDAGFKKAAGNLPGINVLPAIGANVYDILNHDTLVLTKAAVEKLEARFNG; from the coding sequence ATGAAAATCAAGGTTCAGAACATCGAGGGCAAGGCCTCGGGCGATATCGAGCTGTCGGATGACGTGTTCGGCATCGAGCCGCGCGCCGACATCCTGCACCGCGTGGTGACCTGGCAGCTCGAGAACCGCCGCGGCACCGCCCGCCCGACGCGCGAGCGTTCGGACGTGGCCCGCACCGGCAAGAAGTTCGGCCGCCAGAAGGGTGGCGGCACCGCCCGTCACGGCGACCGTGCGGCCCCGATCTTCATCGGCGGCGGCAAGGCACACGGCGCGCGCAAGCGTGACTTCGAGCAGTCGCTCAACAAGAAGATCCGTGCGCTCGGCCTCAAGATGGCGCTTTCGACCAAGGCCAAGAGCGGTCTGGTCGTCGTCGACAGCCTCGAGCTGAAGGACGCCAAGACCAAGGCGCTGAAGGGCCACCTCACCAAGGCCGGTCTGACCGGCAAAGTGCTGGTGATCGACGGCGAGCAGGTCGACGCGGGCTTCAAGAAGGCTGCCGGCAACCTCCCGGGCATCAACGTGCTCCCGGCGATCGGCGCCAATGTCTACGACATCCTCAACCACGACACGCTGGTGCTGACCAAGGCCGCTGTCGAAAAGCTGGAGGCGCGCTTCAATGGCTAA
- the rplC gene encoding 50S ribosomal protein L3 — protein MRTGVIAKKVGMTRLFQEDGRHVPVTVLALEDCQVVSHRTADRDGYFAVQLGAGEAKHKNVAKPQREQFAKADVGLKKQVAEFRVDSADALVPVGATISAEHFIAGQMVDITGHTQGKGFAGAMKRWGFGGMRATHGVSISHRAHGSTGNRQDPGRVFKGKKMAGHMGDRQRTQQNLEIVRTDAERGLLFVKGSVPGAKNGWLLVRDAVKLPAPEGLPFPGAILEKKAPVADETPSVVEAAAEEAIVTEAVETDAPATEENKEG, from the coding sequence ATGCGCACCGGCGTTATCGCAAAGAAAGTCGGGATGACCCGCCTCTTCCAGGAGGACGGCCGGCACGTGCCCGTGACCGTTCTCGCGCTGGAAGATTGCCAGGTGGTCTCGCACCGCACCGCCGACCGCGATGGCTATTTCGCGGTCCAGCTCGGCGCGGGCGAAGCCAAGCACAAGAACGTTGCCAAGCCGCAGCGTGAACAATTCGCCAAGGCCGACGTCGGCCTGAAGAAGCAGGTTGCGGAATTCCGCGTGGACAGCGCCGATGCGCTGGTCCCGGTCGGCGCCACGATCAGCGCCGAGCATTTCATTGCCGGCCAGATGGTCGACATTACCGGCCACACGCAGGGCAAGGGCTTTGCGGGCGCCATGAAACGCTGGGGTTTCGGCGGTATGCGCGCCACCCACGGTGTCTCGATCTCGCACCGTGCCCACGGTTCGACCGGTAACCGCCAGGATCCGGGCCGCGTGTTCAAGGGCAAGAAGATGGCCGGCCACATGGGCGACCGTCAGCGCACCCAGCAGAACCTCGAAATCGTCCGCACCGACGCCGAGCGCGGCCTTCTCTTCGTCAAGGGCTCGGTACCGGGCGCGAAGAACGGCTGGCTGCTCGTCCGCGACGCCGTAAAGCTGCCGGCCCCGGAAGGCCTGCCTTTCCCGGGCGCGATCCTCGAGAAGAAGGCCCCCGTGGCTGACGAGACCCCCTCGGTGGTCGAAGCCGCGGCCGAAGAAGCCATCGTGACCGAAGCCGTCGAAACCGACGCGCCGGCCACCGAAGAAAACAAGGAAGGCTGA
- the rpsL gene encoding 30S ribosomal protein S12 has protein sequence MPTINQLVRKGRVPQKAKSKVPAMEQNPQKRGVCTRVYTTTPKKPNSALRKVAKVRLTNQREVISYIPGEGHNLQEHSVVLIRGGRVRDLPGVRYHVLRGVLDTQGVKDRKQSRSKYGAKRPK, from the coding sequence ATGCCGACGATCAACCAGCTGGTCCGCAAGGGCCGCGTTCCGCAGAAGGCCAAGTCCAAGGTCCCTGCGATGGAGCAGAACCCGCAGAAGCGCGGCGTCTGCACCCGCGTCTACACGACGACCCCGAAGAAGCCGAACTCGGCGCTGCGCAAGGTGGCCAAGGTCCGCCTGACCAACCAGCGCGAGGTCATCTCCTACATCCCGGGCGAAGGCCACAACCTGCAGGAGCACTCGGTGGTGCTCATCCGCGGCGGCCGTGTGCGCGACCTTCCGGGCGTGCGTTACCACGTCCTTCGCGGCGTGCTCGACACGCAGGGCGTGAAGGACCGCAAGCAGTCGCGCTCGAAGTACGGCGCCAAGCGTCCGAAGTAA
- the rpsJ gene encoding 30S ribosomal protein S10 produces the protein MEAQNIRIRLKAFDHRVLDQATGEIADTARRTGALIRGPIPLPTRIEKFTVNRGPHVDKKSREQFEVRTYKRLLDIVQPNAQTVDALMKLDLAAGVNVEIKLA, from the coding sequence ATGGAAGCTCAGAATATCCGTATTCGCCTCAAGGCGTTCGACCACCGCGTTCTCGACCAGGCCACTGGCGAGATCGCAGATACGGCCCGCCGCACCGGCGCTCTTATTCGTGGCCCCATTCCGCTGCCGACGCGTATCGAGAAGTTCACCGTGAACCGCGGCCCGCACGTCGACAAGAAGTCGCGCGAGCAGTTCGAGGTGCGCACCTACAAGCGGCTGCTCGACATCGTGCAGCCCAACGCCCAGACGGTCGACGCGCTGATGAAGCTCGATCTGGCTGCCGGCGTGAACGTCGAGATCAAGCTGGCCTGA
- a CDS encoding helix-turn-helix transcriptional regulator — protein MPNVIHDSDIFRNISNAAQVSEVIHALYASCLLIGGDKLSYHSETMFEGVASAHSNVFAMGFPKEWTEFYLAGGGKAFDPVPEIVMQAGRVMTWREALCQLTLTDGERDWFKRAEQHGLLNGLGFPLWGPKSQNAFVAIGFPGNDVDVRPEVIRAEHMLLHAGHVKIVELSAGQPESAILSQREREVLTWIAKGKSNTDIATILSISPETVATYKRRIYAKLECHDRIGAVVKALKLRLISL, from the coding sequence ATGCCGAACGTCATCCACGATTCAGACATCTTCCGGAATATATCGAATGCGGCTCAAGTTTCGGAAGTAATACATGCCTTATATGCGTCCTGTCTGCTGATCGGCGGGGACAAGCTCAGTTATCACTCCGAAACAATGTTCGAAGGTGTGGCATCTGCACATTCGAACGTGTTTGCCATGGGTTTCCCGAAAGAATGGACGGAGTTCTACTTGGCCGGAGGCGGCAAGGCCTTCGATCCTGTTCCAGAAATTGTCATGCAGGCTGGCCGGGTGATGACATGGCGCGAGGCTCTCTGTCAGTTAACGCTGACTGACGGCGAAAGGGACTGGTTTAAGCGAGCCGAGCAGCACGGGCTGCTCAATGGGCTGGGCTTCCCGCTTTGGGGGCCGAAAAGCCAGAACGCCTTCGTCGCGATCGGCTTTCCCGGGAACGATGTCGATGTGAGGCCGGAAGTCATCCGGGCCGAGCATATGCTGCTGCATGCGGGGCACGTGAAGATCGTCGAACTCTCGGCCGGACAACCGGAGTCGGCGATCCTTTCGCAGCGCGAGCGCGAGGTCCTGACGTGGATTGCCAAAGGCAAGAGCAACACGGACATCGCCACGATCCTGTCGATCTCTCCGGAGACGGTCGCGACATACAAGCGGCGCATCTATGCCAAGCTCGAGTGCCACGACCGGATCGGAGCGGTGGTCAAGGCGCTGAAACTTCGGTTGATCAGCCTGTGA